One Hyphomicrobiales bacterium genomic window carries:
- a CDS encoding glutathione metabolism protein: protein MVTVTAIYASLLAILGIWLARNVIAQRRILHVAIGDGGDDKLRRLMRVQANFSEYAPLGLILIGFAEMGGAPLVLVHLLGAMLLVGRILHANGVSRTKEPLSLRVAGMILTFLSIGGAAATNLTLSGMRLAGYL, encoded by the coding sequence ATGGTCACCGTCACCGCCATCTATGCCAGCCTGCTGGCCATTCTCGGCATCTGGCTTGCCCGCAACGTCATCGCCCAGCGCCGCATCCTCCACGTCGCCATCGGCGATGGTGGCGACGACAAATTGCGCCGCCTCATGCGCGTGCAGGCGAATTTCTCGGAATACGCACCGCTCGGGCTGATCCTCATCGGTTTTGCCGAGATGGGCGGCGCTCCACTGGTCCTGGTCCATCTCCTGGGGGCCATGCTCCTGGTCGGCCGCATCCTGCACGCGAACGGTGTCTCGCGCACGAAGGAGCCGCTCTCGTTGCGCGTGGCCGGCATGATCCTGACGTTCCTGTCCATCGGCGGGGCGGCCGCGACCAACCTCACGCTTTCGGGTATGCGACTGGCGGGCTATCTCTGA
- a CDS encoding DNA alkylation response protein, whose translation MGENEHNQSPIYAGINLFESDRALKEAVAREGAEHRLGELTGLGASLGARETLEAGRLANRHPPELVTHDAKGERVDRVEFHPSYHGFMAQSFAAGLHCGSWVAGGAGAEPVVPGRNGANVARAAGAVLVCQVEAGHYCPITMTNAGIATLRQEPNLMGELAPQLMRRTYDRADKPVGAKASITLGMALTERQGGSDVRRNRARAVALGTGGGKRRYAISGEKWFVSAPMADAHVVLAQTETGLGTFLVPRRREDGRLNGFRFQRLKDKLGNRSNATAEVIYEEAEGYGVGEPGRGIATIMEMVTLTRLDCISGSTGLMRAALSRALLHAGHRAAFGRRLVEQPLMARVLADMALDVEAATALTFRLAHAFDRPDDPAEQAWRRLMTPVTKYWVCKVAPGLVAEAMECLGGNGYVEDDELARLYREAPVNSIWEGSGNIMCLDVLRVLQKEPEAAQIVIELLSEAARAEPLLAKGLERVEHYVHRPREIESAARAFVESLAVLAAGTILAAGAPGFVAEAFAASRLAAAFRRTYSSDLPAGAEKALIDRAMPNVDAAQR comes from the coding sequence ATGGGCGAGAACGAGCACAACCAGAGCCCGATCTACGCGGGCATCAACCTCTTCGAAAGCGATCGGGCGCTGAAGGAGGCGGTGGCGCGGGAGGGCGCGGAGCATCGTCTCGGTGAACTCACCGGGCTCGGCGCCAGCCTCGGGGCGCGCGAGACCCTGGAGGCGGGGCGGCTCGCCAACCGCCATCCGCCCGAACTCGTGACCCACGATGCCAAGGGCGAACGCGTCGACCGGGTCGAATTCCATCCGAGCTACCATGGGTTCATGGCGCAGAGCTTTGCTGCGGGGTTGCACTGCGGCTCCTGGGTCGCTGGTGGTGCCGGGGCCGAACCCGTCGTTCCCGGGCGCAATGGGGCCAACGTGGCGCGCGCGGCGGGGGCGGTCCTGGTCTGCCAGGTGGAGGCCGGCCACTACTGCCCGATCACGATGACGAATGCTGGCATCGCGACCTTGCGCCAAGAGCCGAACCTCATGGGCGAACTGGCGCCGCAACTCATGCGGCGCACCTACGACCGGGCCGACAAGCCGGTCGGGGCCAAGGCTTCGATCACCCTCGGCATGGCGTTGACGGAGCGCCAGGGCGGCAGTGACGTCAGGCGAAACCGGGCGCGCGCCGTCGCACTCGGGACCGGGGGTGGAAAGCGGCGCTATGCGATCAGCGGCGAGAAGTGGTTCGTTTCCGCGCCGATGGCCGACGCCCACGTCGTGCTCGCCCAGACGGAGACGGGACTCGGCACGTTCCTGGTGCCGCGCCGGCGCGAGGACGGGCGGCTCAACGGGTTCCGATTCCAACGTCTCAAGGACAAGCTCGGCAACCGCTCCAACGCGACCGCCGAGGTGATCTATGAGGAGGCCGAGGGCTATGGCGTCGGTGAGCCGGGGCGGGGCATCGCGACCATCATGGAAATGGTGACGCTGACCCGACTCGATTGCATTTCGGGCTCGACAGGTTTGATGCGGGCGGCGCTGTCACGGGCGCTGTTGCATGCCGGTCACCGCGCAGCGTTCGGCCGACGACTGGTCGAGCAGCCGCTCATGGCGCGCGTGCTCGCCGACATGGCACTGGACGTCGAGGCGGCGACCGCCCTCACCTTCCGGCTCGCGCACGCCTTCGACCGGCCGGACGATCCAGCCGAGCAGGCTTGGCGCAGGCTCATGACGCCGGTGACGAAGTATTGGGTGTGCAAGGTGGCGCCAGGCCTCGTCGCGGAGGCGATGGAGTGTCTCGGTGGCAACGGCTACGTCGAGGACGACGAACTCGCGCGGCTCTATCGCGAGGCGCCGGTCAATTCGATCTGGGAGGGCTCGGGCAACATCATGTGCCTCGACGTGCTGCGCGTGCTCCAGAAGGAGCCGGAGGCGGCGCAAATCGTCATCGAACTGCTCTCGGAGGCGGCCCGCGCCGAACCGCTCCTGGCCAAGGGGCTCGAACGCGTCGAGCACTACGTGCACCGCCCGCGCGAGATCGAGAGCGCGGCGCGGGCGTTCGTCGAAAGCCTCGCGGTTCTGGCGGCGGGGACCATCCTGGCGGCCGGTGCGCCGGGCTTCGTGGCGGAGGCGTTCGCGGCGAGCCGCCTCGCCGCGGCTTTCCGGCGCACCTATTCGAGCGATCTGCCGGCCGGCGCCGAGAAGGCTCTCATCGACCGGGCCATGCCGAATGTGGATGCGGCTCAGAGATAG